Proteins from a single region of Candidatus Binatia bacterium:
- a CDS encoding putative acyl-CoA dehydrogenase FadE produces the protein MFHLRESEEEKAFRKELRTWLEENLPPGWLEGKRKLPEDEADRREFQRSWQRRLAAGRWVGVQWPREYGGRGATLREQMIYTEEMARVRAPGILDPVAVNIVGPVLIQYGTEEQKRRYLPPILPGDEVWCLGFSEPNAGSDLASLRTRAERDGDFWVVSGQKVWSSKAHFARWMLLLARTDPDVPKHKGLSCFIVDMRSPGVSWRPLVQISGLREFNEVFLDQVRVPAENLLGPPNGGWPVIRAALAHERGTLWAFDFKVRLQNGALALADLYRRCVGEGLGRGAEARLLRQAVAQAYIEAEVFGAHTLRILPRLHAAAEAPPEAALQKLFGSEIQQRACELAMALEGTYAQLFRDRRWAIDGGEWQEQYLYSRSTTISSGTSEVLRNLLAQRALGLPRN, from the coding sequence ATGTTCCACCTGAGGGAGAGCGAGGAGGAAAAGGCCTTCCGGAAGGAACTCCGGACCTGGCTCGAGGAGAACCTCCCTCCCGGCTGGCTCGAGGGAAAGCGTAAGCTCCCCGAGGACGAAGCCGATCGGCGAGAGTTCCAGCGTAGCTGGCAGCGACGGCTTGCCGCGGGCCGCTGGGTCGGCGTGCAGTGGCCCAGGGAGTACGGCGGCCGGGGTGCCACGCTGCGCGAACAGATGATCTACACCGAGGAGATGGCGCGCGTGCGCGCCCCCGGGATCCTCGACCCCGTGGCCGTCAACATCGTGGGACCGGTCCTCATCCAGTACGGGACCGAGGAGCAGAAGCGGCGCTACCTGCCCCCCATTCTCCCCGGCGACGAGGTGTGGTGCCTCGGCTTTTCGGAGCCCAACGCGGGCTCCGACCTGGCTTCGCTCCGCACGCGGGCCGAGCGCGACGGGGACTTCTGGGTGGTGAGCGGCCAGAAGGTCTGGTCGAGCAAGGCGCACTTCGCGCGCTGGATGCTCCTTCTCGCGCGCACGGATCCCGATGTGCCGAAGCACAAGGGTCTTTCCTGTTTCATCGTGGACATGCGGAGCCCGGGGGTGAGCTGGCGGCCGCTCGTGCAGATCTCGGGGCTCCGGGAGTTCAACGAAGTGTTCCTCGACCAGGTGCGTGTTCCGGCGGAGAACTTGCTCGGGCCGCCGAACGGCGGATGGCCGGTCATCCGGGCCGCTCTCGCCCACGAGCGGGGAACGCTCTGGGCGTTCGACTTCAAGGTCCGGCTCCAGAACGGGGCGCTCGCGCTTGCCGACCTCTACCGGCGGTGTGTCGGGGAAGGTCTCGGTCGCGGCGCGGAAGCGCGACTTCTCCGTCAGGCCGTGGCTCAGGCCTACATCGAGGCCGAGGTCTTCGGGGCCCACACGCTCCGCATCCTGCCGCGGCTTCACGCCGCCGCCGAAGCTCCCCCCGAGGCCGCACTCCAGAAGCTTTTCGGTAGCGAGATCCAGCAGCGCGCCTGCGAGCTCGCCATGGCGCTCGAGGGCACGTACGCGCAGCTCTTCCGGGACCGCCGGTGGGCCATCGACGGTGGCGAGTGGCAGGAGCAGTACCTCTACTCCCGCTCGACGACGATTTCCTCGGGAACGTCCGAAGTGCTCCGGAACCTCCTCGCACAGCGCGCCCTCGGGCTGCCGCGGAACTGA
- a CDS encoding thiolase — MKNVAVLGVGMHRFGLWPDKSNADMALDAGLAALRDAGVHFRDIQAAYVGHIFAPVMSAVRVMKEFGLTGIPVQHVENASATGSAAFREACLAVEGGHYDLVLVLGFDKMTAMIQRSAGGTAPESMEDAILPAAFFALWATRRMYERGMKPEHLAKIAAKNFNNGALNPMSQRQPTSPVTVEQVLNSRMVAWPLTTRMSCPVGDGAAAAVVGTVEMAKKLQPGRPVVRVAASALQSEKYARGHLFQGPVVGPFQMTRDTSKQVYEEAGLGPEDLDLVQVHDAFAIEELEYYELLGLCKEGEAEACIDRGDFELGGRIPVSTDGGLIARGHPGGPTGLAQIWETTLQLRGEAGKRQIENARVGLCHMMGGGSVCVCHILVRD, encoded by the coding sequence ATGAAGAACGTGGCCGTCCTCGGCGTGGGCATGCACCGCTTCGGCCTCTGGCCGGACAAGTCCAACGCGGACATGGCGCTCGACGCGGGTCTCGCGGCGCTCCGGGACGCGGGGGTGCACTTCCGCGACATCCAGGCCGCGTACGTCGGGCACATCTTCGCCCCCGTCATGAGCGCCGTGCGCGTCATGAAGGAGTTCGGGCTCACGGGCATTCCCGTCCAGCACGTGGAAAACGCCTCGGCGACGGGCTCGGCCGCTTTCCGCGAGGCGTGTCTCGCCGTGGAAGGCGGGCACTACGACCTGGTTCTCGTTCTCGGCTTCGACAAGATGACGGCCATGATCCAGCGGAGCGCGGGCGGCACGGCTCCGGAAAGCATGGAAGACGCGATCCTTCCGGCCGCCTTTTTCGCGCTCTGGGCCACACGCAGGATGTACGAGCGCGGCATGAAGCCCGAACACCTCGCCAAGATCGCGGCCAAGAACTTCAACAACGGTGCCCTCAACCCCATGAGCCAGAGACAGCCCACCTCGCCCGTGACGGTCGAGCAGGTGCTGAACTCCCGCATGGTCGCCTGGCCTCTCACCACCCGCATGTCCTGCCCTGTGGGCGACGGAGCGGCGGCCGCGGTCGTCGGCACCGTCGAGATGGCGAAAAAGCTCCAGCCGGGACGTCCGGTCGTCCGGGTCGCCGCCTCGGCTCTTCAGAGCGAGAAGTACGCGCGCGGCCATCTCTTCCAGGGACCCGTCGTGGGCCCCTTCCAGATGACGCGGGACACCTCGAAGCAGGTCTACGAAGAAGCCGGACTCGGGCCCGAGGACCTCGACCTGGTCCAGGTCCACGATGCCTTCGCCATCGAAGAGCTCGAGTACTACGAACTCCTGGGCCTCTGCAAAGAAGGCGAGGCGGAGGCGTGCATCGACCGCGGTGACTTCGAACTCGGGGGACGGATTCCGGTCTCGACGGACGGAGGGCTCATCGCGCGCGGGCACCCGGGCGGCCCGACGGGGCTCGCGCAGATCTGGGAGACGACGCTGCAGCTTCGAGGGGAGGCGGGAAAGCGCCAGATCGAGAACGCCCGTGTGGGTCTCTGCCACATGATGGGAGGGGGAAGCGTCTGCGTCTGCCACATCCTGGTTCGGGATTGA
- a CDS encoding oxidoreductase: MAPSMAVAGSGDPFASLRDRVAVVTGASSGIGASVARLLAGAGVKVVVGARREDRLRALCEEIRGRGGAADFVRADMRCEEDVERLVGAAAERHGRLDILVNNAGYGSARLVEEGRTEEWRTTLETNVLGVLFACRAALRFMLPRGSGDILNVTSATAREAWPYFAVYGASKAAVLSLSRTLRLEVADRGIRVMTLEVHNVGETEFAVNLDPEVLPRALSRWQALGLLNPGTPLLSPEDVARVALFQLAQPPALSLHEVNARSRAN, encoded by the coding sequence ATGGCTCCGAGTATGGCCGTTGCAGGTTCGGGCGATCCGTTCGCGTCGCTGAGGGATCGGGTCGCTGTCGTGACCGGTGCGTCCTCGGGCATCGGGGCTTCGGTGGCTCGACTCCTTGCCGGGGCCGGCGTCAAGGTCGTGGTGGGCGCGAGGCGCGAGGACCGCTTGCGCGCGCTCTGCGAAGAAATTCGCGGCCGAGGGGGTGCTGCCGATTTCGTTCGGGCCGATATGCGGTGCGAGGAAGACGTCGAGCGGCTCGTCGGCGCAGCGGCCGAACGGCACGGGAGACTCGACATTCTCGTGAACAACGCGGGCTACGGGAGCGCCCGGCTCGTCGAGGAAGGGCGCACGGAGGAGTGGCGGACGACACTCGAGACGAACGTGCTCGGCGTTCTTTTCGCTTGCCGGGCCGCCCTGCGTTTCATGCTTCCCCGGGGCTCCGGTGACATCCTGAACGTGACCTCCGCCACGGCCCGGGAGGCGTGGCCCTACTTCGCGGTGTACGGCGCGTCGAAGGCCGCCGTGCTGAGCCTCTCCAGGACGCTACGCCTCGAGGTCGCCGACCGCGGAATCCGTGTGATGACACTCGAGGTCCACAACGTGGGCGAGACGGAGTTCGCCGTGAATCTCGACCCGGAGGTTCTTCCGCGCGCCCTTTCCCGGTGGCAGGCGCTCGGCCTTCTCAATCCCGGGACGCCGCTTCTTTCCCCCGAGGATGTGGCACGTGTGGCCCTCTTCCAGCTCGCCCAGCCGCCGGCTCTGAGCCTTCACGAGGTGAACGCCCGCTCGCGGGCGAACTAG
- a CDS encoding hypothetical protein (possible pseudo, frameshifted), translated as MKGVVTIDDIVDVLQEEATEDIHKIGGVEALDAPYWQTGFLAMVRKRGLWLSGLFLGEMFTATAMAYFEEEIARAVVLALFVPLIISSGGNSGSQASTLVIRAMALGEVRMRDWFRVMLRESASGLVLGAVLASIGILRITVWQWAFGIYGNHWGHVALTVGASLVGVVTWGTLVGSMLPFLLRRLGFDPASASAPLVATIVDVTGLVIYFGTAGVILRGTLL; from the coding sequence ATGAAGGGCGTGGTGACGATCGACGACATCGTCGACGTCCTGCAAGAGGAAGCCACCGAGGACATCCACAAGATCGGCGGCGTCGAGGCTCTCGACGCACCGTACTGGCAGACGGGCTTTCTGGCGATGGTGCGCAAGCGCGGGCTCTGGCTCTCGGGTTTATTCCTCGGCGAGATGTTCACGGCGACGGCCATGGCCTATTTCGAGGAAGAGATCGCGAGAGCGGTCGTGCTCGCCCTTTTCGTTCCCCTCATCATCAGCAGCGGCGGCAACTCGGGATCGCAGGCTTCCACGCTCGTGATCCGGGCCATGGCACTCGGGGAAGTCCGCATGCGGGACTGGTTCCGGGTGATGCTGCGCGAGTCGGCTTCGGGGCTCGTGCTGGGGGCGGTCCTGGCCTCGATCGGTATCCTGCGCATCACGGTATGGCAGTGGGCTTTCGGAATTTACGGGAACCACTGGGGCCACGTCGCGCTCACGGTGGGGGCGAGCCTCGTGGGCGTGGTGACCTGGGGCACCCTCGTCGGATCCATGCTGCCTTTTCTCCTCCGACGCCTGGGATTCGACCCGGCCAGCGCCTCGGCACCTCTGGTGGCGACGATCGTCGACGTGACAGGCCTCGTCATCTACTTCGGCACGGCCGGCGTCATCCTGCGGGGTACGCTGCTTTGA
- a CDS encoding IS110 family transposase: MDKSWSVGIDVSQKWLDVCRSDSGEKPETCRFANTAQGHLELVRWLRGRKARVVVESTGRYSTDLVLALWKAPEVEVMVANPHRVKEFRGAFFQRARTDRTSAEILAEYAVRMPFVPWNPPSRRALELRELMRRVEALTEMATQEKNRLHAELASREHSRVVCEDLRRHVHHLQGRIRALRRQALKLVEQDPILKRAYHHLCSVRGIASLTALKLLGELLVLPEGLGVRQWVAHAGLDPRPVQSGSSVDRPVHISRMGNVHLRRALFLPALVAMRHDPHVRAFAEHLRSRGKKPMVVVVAVMRKLLHAIYGMLRTDTDFIGEKFFRMTTLAAA, encoded by the coding sequence ATGGACAAGAGTTGGTCGGTAGGAATCGACGTGAGCCAGAAGTGGCTCGACGTCTGCCGCAGCGACTCCGGCGAGAAGCCCGAGACCTGCCGCTTTGCGAACACGGCCCAGGGCCACCTCGAGCTCGTGCGCTGGCTCCGGGGCCGCAAGGCCCGGGTCGTGGTGGAGTCCACGGGCCGCTACAGCACGGATCTGGTGCTCGCGCTCTGGAAGGCTCCCGAGGTGGAGGTCATGGTGGCCAATCCCCACCGTGTGAAGGAGTTCCGCGGGGCGTTCTTCCAGCGTGCCCGCACCGATCGCACCTCGGCCGAGATCCTGGCGGAGTACGCCGTGCGGATGCCCTTCGTGCCGTGGAATCCGCCCTCGAGGCGCGCCCTGGAGCTGCGCGAGCTGATGCGTCGGGTGGAGGCTCTGACCGAGATGGCCACGCAGGAGAAAAACCGCCTGCACGCCGAGCTTGCAAGCCGCGAGCACTCCCGCGTGGTCTGTGAGGACCTCCGGCGTCACGTCCACCACCTCCAGGGGCGGATCCGTGCCCTGAGAAGGCAGGCCCTCAAGCTGGTCGAGCAAGACCCCATCCTCAAGCGGGCCTACCACCATCTCTGCTCGGTGCGCGGGATCGCCTCGCTGACGGCGCTCAAGCTGCTCGGCGAGCTTCTGGTGCTGCCCGAGGGGCTCGGGGTGCGGCAGTGGGTTGCCCACGCGGGGCTGGACCCCCGTCCGGTCCAGTCCGGAAGCTCGGTGGACCGCCCGGTGCACATCTCGCGCATGGGCAACGTGCACCTGCGCAGAGCGCTCTTTTTGCCGGCGCTGGTCGCCATGCGGCACGACCCCCACGTGCGTGCCTTTGCCGAACACCTCCGCTCCAGAGGCAAAAAGCCCATGGTGGTCGTCGTGGCCGTCATGCGAAAGCTCCTGCACGCCATCTACGGCATGCTGCGCACCGACACGGACTTCATCGGCGAGAAGTTCTTCCGTATGACCACCCTGGCTGCTGCCTAA
- a CDS encoding histidine kinase translates to MATVRDLMVTELVTVEPQATVLQAVEKMCRNRVGAVLVVENDELLGLFSERDLMTRVVAERRDPAKTKVGSVCTGTVVTIDVQQPFRQVLEIFRQKRFRHLPVLDGSKPVGILSTRDFLAYLVDGLERFIDEAKYREALAEGVDIYDHLGGSYGL, encoded by the coding sequence ATGGCAACGGTGCGGGACCTGATGGTGACGGAGCTCGTCACGGTCGAGCCGCAAGCGACCGTGCTCCAGGCAGTCGAAAAGATGTGCCGAAACCGCGTAGGAGCGGTGCTCGTGGTGGAAAACGACGAGCTTCTCGGTCTCTTTTCGGAGCGCGACTTGATGACGCGCGTCGTCGCCGAGCGGCGTGACCCGGCGAAAACGAAGGTCGGCTCCGTGTGTACCGGTACGGTCGTGACCATCGATGTCCAGCAGCCATTCCGGCAGGTCCTCGAAATTTTCCGGCAGAAAAGGTTCCGGCATCTTCCGGTTCTCGACGGGTCGAAGCCCGTGGGTATCCTCTCGACCCGCGACTTCCTTGCCTATCTCGTCGACGGCCTCGAACGGTTCATCGACGAAGCCAAGTACCGGGAAGCCCTCGCCGAGGGAGTCGACATCTACGACCACCTCGGCGGAAGCTACGGCCTCTAG
- a CDS encoding nitroreductase, with amino-acid sequence MKGKARDAPQTVPGKLAARGFFDVALSQRAQRELLPDPVPEETIERILEAAIHAPSAENRQPWVFVVVREEEARRRIAELTARIWGQVREAERERIGPGLFRSVDRWATDGLARAPVLVVVCGDTSLAEGASLAASVYPATQNLCLAATALGLGSVFSTLPTASPELGEVLGLPPHIRPMALVPLGFPARALRPPRRIPVREKAHRERYGRKW; translated from the coding sequence GTGAAAGGGAAAGCCCGCGACGCCCCGCAAACCGTCCCGGGGAAGCTCGCCGCGCGAGGATTTTTCGACGTGGCCCTTTCCCAGCGGGCTCAGAGAGAGCTCCTCCCCGACCCCGTTCCCGAGGAGACGATCGAGCGCATCCTGGAAGCGGCCATCCACGCGCCGAGCGCGGAGAACCGGCAGCCCTGGGTCTTCGTCGTCGTCCGGGAAGAAGAAGCGAGGCGGAGGATCGCCGAGCTCACGGCGCGAATCTGGGGGCAGGTGCGCGAGGCCGAGCGCGAGCGGATCGGACCCGGACTTTTCCGCAGCGTCGACCGCTGGGCGACCGACGGTCTCGCCCGGGCCCCGGTCCTCGTCGTCGTTTGCGGCGACACGTCGCTCGCGGAAGGCGCGAGCCTCGCGGCCTCCGTCTATCCCGCGACGCAGAACCTCTGCCTCGCCGCCACGGCACTCGGCCTGGGCTCCGTCTTCTCGACCCTTCCGACGGCAAGCCCCGAACTCGGAGAAGTCCTGGGACTCCCCCCGCACATCCGGCCCATGGCCCTGGTTCCGCTCGGGTTTCCCGCGAGAGCCCTTCGCCCGCCGCGCCGGATTCCGGTCCGAGAGAAAGCCCACCGCGAGCGCTACGGCCGGAAGTGGTAG
- a CDS encoding arsenate reductase: METLTIYHNPRCSKSRAALALLQEKKVPLRVVEYLKEPLSFEELKKLQRLLGLSPREWVRKGEEEYKKAKLGPESSDDDILRAMAKYPILMERPIVVRGKRAVVGRPPEKVLELLG, from the coding sequence ATGGAGACGCTCACGATCTACCACAACCCCCGTTGCAGCAAGAGCCGCGCGGCCCTGGCTCTCCTCCAGGAAAAGAAGGTCCCGCTCCGCGTGGTCGAGTATCTCAAGGAACCGCTGTCGTTCGAGGAACTGAAAAAACTCCAGCGCCTTCTCGGCCTCTCCCCACGCGAGTGGGTGCGCAAGGGCGAGGAGGAGTACAAGAAAGCGAAGCTCGGCCCCGAAAGCTCCGACGACGACATCCTGCGAGCGATGGCCAAGTACCCGATCCTGATGGAGCGGCCCATCGTCGTCCGCGGAAAACGCGCCGTCGTGGGGCGCCCGCCGGAGAAAGTCCTCGAACTCCTGGGTTGA
- a CDS encoding DNA polymerase, which translates to MEKRGRPVPDVLRELARRYAKLLESTLGDRLVSVVLFGSVARGDARENSDIDLLIVARDLPRGQFARKRALAGADAAFESALREAEAAGIDTRLARIVRTPEEAARVIPLYLDMTEDAVLLYDRDGFFASVLERVRASLRKLGARRVRLGKTWYWDLKPDFRPGDRIEI; encoded by the coding sequence ATGGAGAAGCGCGGGCGCCCGGTACCGGACGTGCTGCGAGAGCTCGCCCGGCGGTACGCGAAGCTACTCGAATCGACTCTCGGCGACCGCCTCGTGTCCGTGGTTCTCTTCGGCTCGGTCGCGCGTGGTGATGCCCGCGAGAACTCCGACATCGACCTTCTGATCGTCGCGAGGGACCTCCCGCGCGGCCAGTTCGCGCGCAAGCGGGCGCTCGCCGGAGCGGATGCCGCTTTCGAGAGCGCACTCAGGGAAGCCGAAGCTGCGGGAATCGACACGAGGCTTGCACGCATCGTCCGAACGCCCGAAGAAGCGGCGCGGGTCATTCCCCTGTATCTGGACATGACCGAAGACGCCGTCCTCCTCTACGACCGGGACGGTTTTTTCGCCTCGGTTCTCGAACGCGTCCGAGCGTCTCTTCGCAAGCTCGGCGCTCGTCGCGTGCGTCTCGGGAAAACCTGGTACTGGGATCTCAAACCCGACTTCCGGCCGGGGGACCGGATCGAGATATGA
- a CDS encoding DNA-binding protein has product MTADEMAKSFLRRATVVLGEAERHHADGLWNLVVRRCQEAVELALKGALRAVGSEVPKVHDVSGALRRSAARLPAEMRANLDFLVSASRRLREERELAFYGDEETDTEAEALFCREDADDALATARKVVALCERAVG; this is encoded by the coding sequence ATGACCGCCGACGAAATGGCGAAGAGCTTTTTGCGCCGCGCCACGGTCGTGCTCGGCGAGGCCGAGCGCCACCATGCGGACGGGCTCTGGAATCTCGTCGTGCGCCGTTGCCAGGAGGCCGTGGAACTCGCGCTCAAAGGGGCGCTGCGCGCGGTGGGAAGCGAAGTTCCGAAAGTCCACGACGTGAGCGGCGCACTCCGACGGTCGGCCGCGAGACTCCCCGCGGAGATGCGAGCCAACCTGGATTTCCTGGTCTCCGCTTCGAGACGCCTTCGGGAAGAGCGAGAGCTGGCGTTTTACGGGGACGAAGAAACGGACACGGAAGCCGAAGCTCTTTTTTGCCGAGAAGACGCCGACGACGCGCTCGCGACCGCACGGAAAGTGGTCGCCCTGTGCGAGCGGGCGGTCGGTTAA
- a CDS encoding AMP-binding protein yields MLTAPTLGELLRKAAAEAPDAEAFRYRDEVLLYRDWDRLADSMAGFFAASGVGRGDVVALLLPTTPLYLVAYLGAARLGAVTTGINVRYRRTEIGHILRRSGARLLLAVENWHGTNFREEVASVRTELPELHEIAWIDPEEIRRSTAGVVERLASGTKPAEGRVSPEDPVAIVFTSGTTGAPKGAWYAHANLMALAEIDTRRYPDGVPPFQRHLAAGLSFAHVGTMTRIALQIGHLGSSVVHDTFDPAAVLEAIERHRLPHLGGIPTQLVMLLDHPDRPRRDLSSLRSILIGGAPAEPALVRRIQETFRAQVSVRYSSTEVGIATASLPDDPPEILATTVGKPTPGVELRIVDAENRPLPAGETGEVVVRSPATMRGYWRDPEATARTIDREGWVHTGDMGFLDAAGYLHLLGRQSEMFIRGGFNVYPAEIEDLLSKHPKVAQAAVVGVPDKKFGEIGWAFVVPRDPRNPPTLQELREYVGRELASFKRPDGLTVLSELPLTAMYKVDKRALRELYVSGGEGR; encoded by the coding sequence GTGCTCACGGCTCCGACACTGGGCGAGCTTCTGCGGAAGGCAGCCGCGGAGGCACCGGACGCCGAAGCGTTCCGGTATCGCGACGAGGTATTGCTGTACCGCGACTGGGACCGGCTTGCCGATTCCATGGCCGGATTCTTCGCGGCGTCGGGCGTCGGCCGGGGCGACGTCGTGGCGCTGCTTCTTCCCACGACCCCGCTCTACCTCGTCGCCTACCTGGGTGCCGCGCGGCTCGGTGCCGTGACGACGGGGATCAACGTCCGGTACCGCCGGACGGAAATCGGCCACATCCTCCGCCGATCGGGTGCGCGGCTTCTTCTCGCCGTCGAGAACTGGCACGGCACGAATTTCCGCGAAGAGGTCGCGTCGGTACGGACGGAGCTTCCCGAGCTCCACGAGATCGCCTGGATCGACCCGGAAGAGATCCGGCGGAGCACGGCCGGAGTCGTCGAACGACTCGCGAGCGGCACGAAGCCCGCCGAAGGCCGGGTCTCACCCGAAGACCCCGTCGCCATCGTGTTCACGAGCGGCACGACCGGAGCGCCCAAGGGTGCCTGGTACGCGCACGCGAACCTCATGGCGCTCGCCGAGATCGACACGCGGAGATACCCCGACGGGGTGCCGCCCTTCCAGCGTCATCTCGCAGCGGGCCTCTCGTTCGCCCACGTGGGCACGATGACCCGCATCGCGCTCCAGATCGGGCACCTGGGCTCCTCCGTCGTCCACGACACCTTCGACCCGGCCGCCGTCCTCGAAGCCATCGAGCGGCACCGGCTCCCGCACCTGGGCGGCATTCCCACCCAGCTCGTCATGCTGCTCGACCACCCCGACCGCCCGAGGCGCGATCTTTCCTCGTTGCGCTCGATCCTCATAGGCGGCGCACCCGCCGAGCCCGCGCTCGTCCGCCGCATCCAGGAAACCTTCCGGGCGCAGGTGAGCGTGCGCTACTCCTCGACCGAGGTGGGGATCGCCACGGCGTCCCTTCCCGACGACCCTCCGGAGATCCTCGCGACCACGGTCGGAAAACCCACACCCGGCGTAGAGCTCCGCATCGTGGACGCGGAGAACAGGCCGCTTCCCGCGGGTGAGACGGGAGAGGTCGTCGTCCGTTCTCCGGCGACGATGCGCGGCTACTGGCGAGACCCGGAAGCGACGGCCAGGACGATCGACCGCGAGGGCTGGGTCCACACCGGCGACATGGGATTCCTGGACGCGGCAGGCTACCTCCACCTCCTCGGGCGCCAGAGCGAGATGTTCATCCGGGGCGGCTTCAACGTGTACCCCGCCGAAATCGAAGACCTCCTCTCCAAGCATCCCAAGGTCGCACAGGCCGCCGTCGTCGGCGTGCCCGACAAAAAATTCGGCGAGATCGGCTGGGCCTTCGTCGTACCGCGCGATCCCAGGAACCCGCCCACGCTCCAAGAGCTCCGGGAGTACGTCGGCCGCGAGCTCGCGAGCTTCAAGCGCCCCGACGGCCTCACCGTGCTTTCCGAGCTCCCCTTGACCGCCATGTACAAGGTGGACAAGCGCGCGCTGCGAGAGCTTTACGTTTCCGGCGGGGAAGGCCGGTAG
- a CDS encoding hypothetical protein (possible pseudo, frameshifted), with product MVVLRGEFPSNVYPWLALESRGVEIRWARLDRGFLAPEELRERIDSRTRLVAATFVDWQFGTRNDLGRLASVCRERDVLFCVDGIQGVGALRIDVENAGVDALSCGGHKWLLAPEGCGFLYVSRRVLERIRPVLLGWKSVRDADTYLPYHFELRDDAAKFEPGSPPHLGIHALGGGVELLLEAGADFVETRILELTDLLVEGLRQRGLRVLSPRGPSLSSGIVTFEPGDDPVRLCEELERRGYIVRPRAGGVRVSPHFYNDEDDIGGFLAALDEVRRR from the coding sequence GTGGTCGTCCTCCGGGGAGAGTTCCCCTCGAACGTCTACCCCTGGCTCGCACTCGAGTCGCGCGGCGTCGAGATCCGCTGGGCGCGACTCGACCGGGGATTTCTCGCTCCCGAGGAGCTGCGAGAGCGCATCGATTCGAGAACGCGGCTCGTCGCGGCCACGTTCGTCGACTGGCAATTCGGCACCCGGAACGACCTCGGGAGGCTCGCTTCCGTCTGCCGCGAGCGCGACGTCCTTTTCTGCGTCGACGGGATCCAGGGCGTCGGGGCGCTCCGGATCGACGTCGAGAACGCGGGCGTCGACGCTCTTTCGTGCGGTGGGCACAAGTGGCTTCTCGCACCCGAAGGCTGCGGCTTTCTTTACGTGAGCCGGCGTGTGCTCGAGAGGATCCGGCCCGTCCTCCTCGGGTGGAAAAGCGTCCGTGACGCGGACACCTACCTTCCCTACCATTTCGAGCTTCGCGACGACGCCGCGAAGTTCGAGCCGGGAAGCCCGCCGCACCTCGGAATCCACGCCCTCGGCGGCGGGGTCGAGCTTCTCCTCGAAGCGGGAGCAGATTTCGTCGAGACAAGAATCCTCGAGCTCACGGACCTGCTGGTCGAGGGACTCCGCCAGCGCGGCCTTCGGGTCCTGAGCCCTCGCGGTCCCTCCCTCTCTTCGGGCATCGTGACCTTCGAGCCCGGCGACGACCCGGTCCGCCTCTGCGAGGAACTCGAGCGGCGGGGCTACATCGTACGCCCGAGGGCGGGCGGCGTGCGCGTCTCGCCCCACTTCTACAACGACGAGGACGACATCGGGGGCTTTCTCGCAGCGCTCGACGAAGTGCGCCGGCGTTAG